A section of the Rhizobium sp. SSA_523 genome encodes:
- the lipB gene encoding lipoyl(octanoyl) transferase LipB, with the protein MLTRTDLDHTMFASIGSPAVRWRISDSLIPYDEAMAVMDAEVAKIADGTADELVWLLEHPPLYTAGTSADSADLIEPDRFPVYATGRGGEYTYHGPGQRVAYVMLDLKRRRQDVRAYVAALEEVIIRCLGAMNVRGERREDRVGVWVRRPDRPHLPDGTMAEDKIAALGIRLRRWVSFHGLSLNVDPDLSHFTGIVPCGISAYGVTSLMDLGLPVMMTDVDIRLRQAFEEVFGPTVSDGTS; encoded by the coding sequence ATGCTGACCCGCACCGACCTTGATCACACCATGTTCGCCTCCATCGGCTCGCCTGCGGTGCGCTGGCGCATTTCCGATTCCCTCATCCCCTATGACGAGGCCATGGCGGTGATGGATGCGGAGGTGGCGAAGATTGCCGATGGCACGGCCGATGAACTGGTCTGGCTGCTGGAGCATCCGCCGCTCTATACGGCCGGAACCAGTGCCGATTCGGCCGACCTGATCGAACCGGACCGGTTTCCCGTCTACGCCACCGGCCGCGGCGGCGAATATACCTATCATGGGCCGGGACAGCGCGTGGCCTATGTCATGCTGGATCTGAAGCGCCGGCGGCAGGATGTCCGCGCCTATGTCGCTGCCCTTGAGGAAGTCATCATCCGCTGTCTTGGCGCCATGAACGTGCGCGGCGAGCGGCGCGAGGATCGCGTCGGCGTCTGGGTCCGGCGGCCGGACAGGCCGCACCTGCCGGATGGCACGATGGCGGAGGACAAGATCGCGGCGCTGGGGATCCGCCTGCGCCGCTGGGTGAGCTTCCACGGTCTTTCGCTGAACGTCGATCCCGATCTTAGCCATTTTACCGGCATCGTCCCCTGCGGCATCTCGGCCTATGGCGTCACCAGCCTGATGGATCTCGGCCTGCCGGTCATGATGACCGATGTCGACATCAGGCTGCGCCAGGCTTTCGAAGAGGTCTTCGGTCCGACGGTCAGCGACGGCACGTCCTAG